One segment of Buteo buteo chromosome 6, bButBut1.hap1.1, whole genome shotgun sequence DNA contains the following:
- the SLC25A29 gene encoding mitochondrial basic amino acids transporter isoform X1 → MALDFLAGCVGGAAGVLVGHPFDTVKVRLQVQNVEKPLYRGTFHCFQTIIKQESAFGLYKGIGSPMMGLTFINALVFGVQGNTLRALGKDTPLNQFLAGSAAGAIQCIICCPMELAKTRMQLQGTGEYKLKMKNYKNSLDCLIKIYRKEGLRGINRGMVSTFIRETPSFGFYFLTYDCMTRYLGCEAEDSYVIPKLLFSGGMSGIVSWLSTYPVDVIKSRLQADGVGGVTQYNGILDCVRKSYHEEGWRVFTRGLTSTLLRAFPVNAATFATVTVFLMYMRSEDNLRECEPGPVIQQPSSL, encoded by the exons ATGGCTCTGGATTTCCTCGCGGGATGCGTCGGCG gtgcTGCCGGAGTGCTGGTAGGACACCCATTTGACACTGTTAAG GTTCGTCTACAAGTTCAAAATGTAGAGAAACCTCTCTACCGTGGGACCTTCCATTGCTTTCAGACCATCATAAAGCAAGAATCT GCTTTTGGACTCTATAAAGGTATTGGGTCACCAATGATGGGACTTACCTTCATTAACGCACTCGTGTTCGGTGTACAAGGAAACACGCTTCGTGCTCTTGGAAAAGACACTCCTCTAAACCAGTTCCTTGCAGGGTCAGCGGCAGGCGCTATCCAGTGCATCATCTGCTGTCCCATGGAGCTGGCAAAGACAAGAATGCAGCTTCAAGGAACAGGCGAATACAAACTAAAAATGAAGAACTACAAAAATTCTCTGGATTGTTTGATCAAAATCTATCGAAAGGAAGGGCTGAGGGGTATCAACAGGGGCATGGTCTCTACATTCATAAGAGAGACCCCAAGCTTTGGCTTTTACTTCCTGACCTACGACTGCATGACCAGGTATTTAGGCTGTGAAGCTGAAGACAGTTACGTTATTCccaagctgctgttttctgggGGGATGTCGGGAATCGTGTCCTGGCTCTCAACCTATCCCGTGGATGTGATCAAATCCCGGCTTCAGGCTGACGGAGTCGGAGGCGTTACACAATACAACGGCATTTTAGACTGTGTCAGAAAGAGTTACCACGAAGAAGGCTGGAGGGTGTTCACAAGAGGTCTTACTTCCACGCTTCTCCGTGCTTTTCCTGTCAACGCAGCTACCTTTGCTACTGTCACTGTGTTCCTAATGTATATGAGGTCAGAAGACAACCTTCGTGAATGTGAACCAGGTCCAGTAATCCAGCAGCCTTCCAGTTTGTGA
- the SLC25A29 gene encoding mitochondrial basic amino acids transporter isoform X2: MMGLTFINALVFGVQGNTLRALGKDTPLNQFLAGSAAGAIQCIICCPMELAKTRMQLQGTGEYKLKMKNYKNSLDCLIKIYRKEGLRGINRGMVSTFIRETPSFGFYFLTYDCMTRYLGCEAEDSYVIPKLLFSGGMSGIVSWLSTYPVDVIKSRLQADGVGGVTQYNGILDCVRKSYHEEGWRVFTRGLTSTLLRAFPVNAATFATVTVFLMYMRSEDNLRECEPGPVIQQPSSL, encoded by the coding sequence ATGATGGGACTTACCTTCATTAACGCACTCGTGTTCGGTGTACAAGGAAACACGCTTCGTGCTCTTGGAAAAGACACTCCTCTAAACCAGTTCCTTGCAGGGTCAGCGGCAGGCGCTATCCAGTGCATCATCTGCTGTCCCATGGAGCTGGCAAAGACAAGAATGCAGCTTCAAGGAACAGGCGAATACAAACTAAAAATGAAGAACTACAAAAATTCTCTGGATTGTTTGATCAAAATCTATCGAAAGGAAGGGCTGAGGGGTATCAACAGGGGCATGGTCTCTACATTCATAAGAGAGACCCCAAGCTTTGGCTTTTACTTCCTGACCTACGACTGCATGACCAGGTATTTAGGCTGTGAAGCTGAAGACAGTTACGTTATTCccaagctgctgttttctgggGGGATGTCGGGAATCGTGTCCTGGCTCTCAACCTATCCCGTGGATGTGATCAAATCCCGGCTTCAGGCTGACGGAGTCGGAGGCGTTACACAATACAACGGCATTTTAGACTGTGTCAGAAAGAGTTACCACGAAGAAGGCTGGAGGGTGTTCACAAGAGGTCTTACTTCCACGCTTCTCCGTGCTTTTCCTGTCAACGCAGCTACCTTTGCTACTGTCACTGTGTTCCTAATGTATATGAGGTCAGAAGACAACCTTCGTGAATGTGAACCAGGTCCAGTAATCCAGCAGCCTTCCAGTTTGTGA